Genomic segment of Myxococcus stipitatus:
CCCTGGGGACTTCCACGAGGGCGGACTTCTGGGCCTGGGCGTCCACCTCAAGCGCAAGGGCTGGCGCGTGACGATGCTCGGGGCGGACACTCCCGCTGACGCGCTGCGTGCCGCCTGTGCGCAGGTGTCTCCGGACCTGGTGGCGCTGTCCTTCGTGCAGAGCCGCGAGCGGGCGGAATTTCAATCCCTGCTGGAAGAGGTGCTACGGGCCTGTTCGCCCGTGCCCGTCGCGCTCGGGGGCCCGGCCGCGCGCCAGCACCTGCTGACCACCTTCAACACGGGGGCTCAGTACGCCGAGTCCGCCGAGGAGATGATTGCCCTGTGGAATCAGGCGCGATGCGCGCAGAATCGCCCCTGACCTCATCCCCATGGCCGAGCGCACCTACCGAATCCACGTAGCGGCGGAGCTGTCAGGTGTTCGGGTGGAGCTCATCCGCGCCTGGGAGCGTCGCTACGGAGTCCTTCAGCCGTTGAGAACCCCCGCGGGCTACCGCGTCTACACGGAGCGGGACGTGGCCGTGCTCAAGCGGCTGAAGAAGCTGACGGATGAGGGCGTGGCCATCAGCGAGGCCGCGAAGCTCCTCCCGCAGCTGCTCTCGGAGCTGACCGCCACGCCCGCGGCGAACGGCGATGTGCACGGCTCCGCCGCGGCGCTGACCTTCTGGCGGGACGCGGCGCTGATGGCCGCGGAGGCGTATGACCAGGGCGGCGTGTCCACGGTGGTGGATGACGTGCTGTCCGCGCTGCCTCCGCTCAAGGCCTTCGAGGGAGTGCTCGCTCCGCTCCAGCGCGAGGTCGGCGAGCGATGGCACCAGGGCGAGCTGTCGGTGGCGCAGGAGCACCTGGTGACGCAGGTGGTGCGCGCGCGGCTGGTGAGCCTGCTGCACTCGGCCCCCGAGGGCGGACGGCGCCACGCGGTGCTCGCGTGTTTCCCGGACGAGGAGCACGAGCTGGGGCTCCTGGGCGTGGCGCTGCGCCTGCGGCACGCGGGCTTCCGGGTGACGTTGTTGGGGCAGCGCGTGCCGGCGGGAGACCTGGGGCGCGCGGTGGCGAGTCTGCGGCCGGAGCTCTTGGGGCTGTCCGCCGTCACCGACTCCGGCAAGGACGTCTTTCGCGACACGCTCTCCCAGCTCATGCGCGCGCTGCCGGCGGACCTCTCCGTCTGGGTGGGCGGCGCGGCGGCGGTGGCTCACGCGGACACCGTCACCCGCCTGGGCGCGCGGCTGTTCAGCGACGAGCGGGATTGGGAGCGCTTGCTGGCGGGGGAGTGAGGGGGCCGCGCACGCGCTCGAGGAGGGCGATGCGTCCCGAGTCCCCGACGGCCCAGACGCGTCCGCCTCCGGCCCCGGAGCGGGACGACGCGACGGCGTGAAAGCCCAGCGGCCCCAGCGGTATCCAGCTCCGCGCGCCATCCACCGACAGCTCCGAGCCCGAAGGGCCCACGGTGACGAGCGTGGGCCCCGGAGCGCCGTGCACCAGGGCGATGCCGGAGCGGTAGCCCGCGGGACGCGTGCGCGGCGCGCTCCACGTCTTGCCGCCATCGAACGTGACGGCCAGGTTGCCCGTCGGGTCGGAGTGTCGTTGGTGGTTGCCACCCACGGCGATGCCCTGCTGCTCACTCCAGAAGAGCAGCGAGAAGACGCCGCCGCCGTCGCCCGTGGCCAGGGGTGTCCTGGCCGCGCTCCAGGACATGCCTCCGTCCGTGGTGCGCAGGACGCGCGCCGCGGCGCCTCCCATGCCGAACCACGCGTGCTGGGTGCCTCGCGTGGCGATGCTCGTGCCGCTGGCGGCGAAGCCCGCTTCACCAGGGAGCGCGGGCGGAAACGCGGTGGCGGGGAGCGGCGTCCAGGTGGCGCCGCCGTCCGACGTGGCCACGACGAGGAACCGGCCCTCCACCGGGTCGCTGAAGGCGAGCCCCCGGCGCTCGTCCCAGAAGGCCATGCCGTCGAAGAACGCGCCCGCGGTGGTGTTGGTGAACTGGAGCGTCCAGCTCTTTCCCCCATCCACCGTCTTGTAGATGCGGGACCTGGTCCCCTCGCCGATGGAGAGCAGGTAGGCCGTCGTGTCGCTGAAGGCGTCCACGTCCCGGAAGTCCAGCTCCTCGGCTCCCGGGACGGTGCCCGCCTTCCACGTCTGGCCTCCGTCCGTGGTCAGGACGAAGGTCCCCTTGTCTCCGCTCGCCCAGGCCACGCGCGGGTTGACGGCGCTGATGCCTCGGAGCCGCACGGTGGTGTGGCTCGTCTGTTCCTTCCACGCCATGCTGGAGCTGCCCAGCGACAGCAGCACCGCCAGCCCCATCGCTCCCACCATCATCGTGCCTCCTCCCGAGAGGGGAGGAGGGTAGCTCAGGGCTGGGGGAGCTGGTTGGACTTGGACTCGTTGAAGACGATGCTCTGGTAGTACTGCTTGGCTTCCTGCGCGGAGTCGCAGATTTCAGCGCACCGGGGCATCGTGGGGTAGAGGCGGCAGTCGTTGGTGATGTTCCCGTTCTGGTCGTACTTGGGCGCGTTCAGCTGCACGCACGGCGCCTCCAGGTGCTGCCACCGCCAGTGGCTCAGGCACGCGGGGCCCTCGGGCCTCCAGCCCGCCTCGAAGGTCATGTCCGCCGGAGGAGGAGACTGGGGCGCGGGGATGATGCTGGGGTTCATGCTGTCCCAGGGCCGGATTTTCGTGCCGTCCTGGGTGAAGGACGTGCCGTTGCCGCAGTAGTCCGCGCGAGCCATGCGGGTGCAGGCCCAGTGCGCCATCGTCACGCCGCCGGACTGGGTGCCGTCCAGCCAGGGCTTGTAGCCCCAGCGGTAGCACTTGGCGAGCACGCCCGGGTCACACGCGAAGGTGAAGTGCTCGGTGCTCTCGGAGCGGTTGCCCGCGCTGGAGAACGTCCCCGACAGCGGCGCGGCCCAGCCCCAGCCCACGTTGGGGTCCACGCCCGTCGTGCACAGGTCCACGCTGGGGGCGCCCGTGGTGGGCGGCGGGCGGACCTTCACGCGGTAGAGGAACGTCTCGCCGCTGTCGTCCCAGATGCCCGGCGACTCCGGGATGGTGATGGTGTTGGCGTTGCGCGCGTCCACGATTTCGAGCGTGGTGTTGAAGTAGAGCTCGCTCTGCCTCCGCGCGCCCATCCGCGCTCCGATGAGCTGCGCTCCACGCAGGCGCTTCGCCTTGGCGGGGAAGACCGGCGCGGTGAGCGTCCTCACGGGCGCGCTCCACTGGGTCTGGCTGGAGGCCATGGGCGCGTCGAGCACCGTGTAGATGCCGCTTGCGGGGCAGGTGAAGGTGACCTTGGGGCAATAGATGGCGCACTCGAGGGGGCTGCCGGGCGTCGGCACGCCGTGGCCCAGGTAGCCCGGGCCCTGGTGCTCACAGGGCTTCTCGTCCGCGCAGACGCGCAGGATGGGCTTGCCCGAGCAGCTCCCGGTGGTGCCCGAGCAGGTTCCGGTGGAGAGCGTCACCTGCGTGCCGGGGGTACACACGCCCTGGCCCGCGACGGTGAAGCCACAGCTGCGCTCCGGGCCGCTGGTGGGCAGGAGGCAGGCGGCGAGGCTGGGCGTGGTCCCCTGCACCTGCAACGTCATGTCGGCTTCGAGCGTTCCGCGGTGCAGCAGGAGCTTCGCCGCGCGGCGGTTGCCGTCGTACATCACGGCGGCATCCGCGTACCGGATGGCCTCCACCGAGGTGCCGTGGAGCTGGGTGCCCTGGGAGTGGGAGTCGTCGCCTTCGATGGAGGCGGCCTGGGACTCCATCTCGGCCGCGGTGTCCTCGGGGACGGGGCCACAGGCGAGGAGGAGGGAGAAGCACAGACTCGATGACAGCAGTCGGGACAGGGTTCTCATGCGAAGGACCTCGGGTTTCATTCGACTCATTCGGGAGCGTGTAGAGCATCCCGCGTGCCATGGGGATGTCCGGAGATACCTGGGGGACGGCAAGGTTGGCGCACCGGAGGGGGGGCAAAGCGGCGGCGGTTACCGGCAAGACTTGCCGGTCCGGCTGAAGTTGCCGTCCACGAGGCGGTTTTTCAGGAGCGGGGCGTGGCGCAGACGCGCAGGCCGATGAGGGCCTCGCGCTGGGTGGGCTCCACGCGGTCCCGGTTGGCGCTGTGCGCGGTGAGGTCGCTCTGGTACCAGCTCCCGCCCTGCGCGGAGGGCTTGGCCGGGTCGACGCTGGAGCGGGTCCATTCCCAGACATTGCCCGCCAGGTCATCCACGCCGAAGGGGCTGCGCGAGCGCGGGTGGCTGCCCACTTCGTCGGGACCGAAGCCTCCGGGCTCGCGGCCGTACGTCACGTCGTGGTTGGCGTCGTCCGGGCCCAGCCAGTCTCCCGACGGGTAGCGCCGGCCATCCGCGCCCCGCGCGGCCCGCTCCCACTCATGCTCCGTGCAGATGCGCGCGCCGGGGACGCGGCCCGTCTGGTCCAGCCAGGCGACGTAGGCGAGGGCATCATCGAAGGAGATGGCGGACACGGGGAAGCGCAGCCAGTCCTGCTCGGCGCGGCGCGTGCGCTTGTCATAGCGCAGGCGCTCTCCGTCGCGGACGCTGTAGCTGGCGGAGGCGGGCCGCAGGTTGAGGCGCCAGCGGCCGTCCTGCTCCTGGGCCAGGTCCACCACGGTGAGCCTGCGGCGCGAGCCCGGCATGCGCGCGGTGCGCTCGTCGGGCGTCAGCGTCTCGAGGAAGGCGATGTACTCGCCGAAGGTGACCTCGTGCCGCGCGATGAGGTACGCGCCGGTCTCCACCTCGTGGAGCGGGGGCGCGAAGAAGAAGGCGCGCCGCAGGTACTCGCTCTCGGAGGCGCCCTGGAGGAAGCGGCCGGAGGGGATGTACACGAAGCCCTGGGGCACGGAGGCCGGCGTGGGCAGCGCGAGGTCCAGCGCGAGCGCCTCTCCGGGGCCGAGCAGCACGGGGACTCGCACGGGCGTCCGGCCCGGGGCTTCCACGAGCAGGAGATGGGAGCCGGTGGGCAGCTCCACGTCACGCAGCGGCGTCTGGCCCAGGTCGCGTGTCTTCTCCTCCGGGAGGCCGGGCAGGGTGTTGAGCAGGCTCACGCGTGCGCCCGCGGGAATCGTGGTGAGCGAGACGCGCGCGGGAGATTGGAGCTTCTGGCGCCGGGCGCCGGAGGTGTCGTAGGTCGCCAGCCGCGCGAGGAGCTGGGTGCGCAGCTCGGTGTTTCGTTGGCGGTCGGCTCTCGTGACGCGCTCCACGAGGAGGTCGGCGAGGGGGCCGTTCACGCGGGAGCTTCCCGGGTCCAGGCCCCACGCGGTCTCCAGCGCGGCCTGGGCCTTCAGGGAGAGCGTCTCGATGGCTTGCTCTTCGGCGAGGACCTGGGACCAGAGGGCCTCGGCGGCCTCGCGGCGCTCGGGACCCGGGGTGTCGAAGAGGGTGAAGGCTTGCTCGCGGAGCTGGTGGGCGCGGGTGTCCTTCAGGTGGGCTTCCTCGCGGAAGCGCCGCGCTTCGTCCAGGTGGTGGGTGATGCGTGCTTCCAGCTGCGCGCGCGACTGGATGCGGGTGACGGCGACCACGGCGAGCAGTGCGAGGGGCGCGGCGATGGCGACGGTCCAACGGGCGAGCCTGCGGCGGCGGGCCTTCTGCTGGGAGCGGGCGAGGAAGGTTTGTTGGGCGGGGGCCTCGGGGAAGACGTTCGCGGCGCGGGCTTCGGTGAGCTGGCGCTCGGCGTAGAGCAGCTCGGCGGGGCGGCCCAGGCGTTCCCACTCGGCGGTGGCGCGTGCGAGGCGGTGGCGGATGGCGCGGCGCTGCTCGTCCTGGCCGAGCCAGCCGCGCAGCGTGTCCCAGCCCGTGAGCAGGCTCTCGTGGGCGAGGGTGTAGACGCCTTCGCCGCTCTCGGCCTCGCCCGCGGTGAGGAGGCGGCCGCGCACGAGTCCGTCGAGGACGGCGCGCCCGTTGTCATCGTCGGGGCCGCGCAGCAGCTCGTCGCGGGTGCGGCGCAGGCGGGTGCCCTCGGGGGTGACGAGCTCGAGGAGCAGCTCGCGGGCGCGGGGGCGCTGCTCGGGGCGGAGGCGGTCCACCACGGCGTCCGCGTGGCGGGCCAGGGCGCCCTCGACGCCGCCGAGCGAGGTGAGGGCCTCGGAGGGGATGACTCCGCGCGGGACGTCTCGTGCTTCCCACAGGGCTTCGAGGGCGAACTGGAGCAGGGGCAGGCCGCCGTCTGCGCGGGCGGCGGAGGTGACGAGCGCGTCGACGAGGGCGGGGGACTCGAAGCGCACGCCGAGGGCGCGGGCGGGGCCTTCCACGGCTTCGCGCAGGCCGCGCTCGGACATGGCGCGGACGAGGTACAGGGCGCGAGGGAGCTCATCGCCCAGGCCGGGCAGCGCGGCGAGACGGGTGAGGCAGTCGCTGCGGGCGGTGGCGAGGATGCGGACGCGGGGGGCGCGGTGCAGGAGGAGCGCGAGCTCGTCGGCGAACTTCGCGGCCTGGGTGGGGTCGGAGAAGGTGACGAGCTCTTCGAGCTGGTCGATGAAGAGGAGGACGGGGGCCGCGCGGGTGGGGCGGCGGCGGAGGGCTCGGGCGAGGGCGCCGGGCTCCTCGGTGTTCACCAGGGCGAGGAGGGACTCCGCGCTGGTGGCGAGCACGGGGGCCAGGGCATCCGCGAGGGCGTCGAGCGGCTGTCGCCCGGGCGTGCATGCGACGAGGGTCCACGCGGGGCCGTCATCGCCGCGAGCGGCACCGGAGACGGCGGGCACGACACCCGCGCGGCAGAGGGAGGACTTGCCGACGCCGGAGTCGCCGGCGAGGAGGACGAAGCGCTCGCCGCGGAGGCGGTCG
This window contains:
- a CDS encoding oxidoreductase; this translates as MMVGAMGLAVLLSLGSSSMAWKEQTSHTTVRLRGISAVNPRVAWASGDKGTFVLTTDGGQTWKAGTVPGAEELDFRDVDAFSDTTAYLLSIGEGTRSRIYKTVDGGKSWTLQFTNTTAGAFFDGMAFWDERRGLAFSDPVEGRFLVVATSDGGATWTPLPATAFPPALPGEAGFAASGTSIATRGTQHAWFGMGGAAARVLRTTDGGMSWSAARTPLATGDGGGVFSLLFWSEQQGIAVGGNHQRHSDPTGNLAVTFDGGKTWSAPRTRPAGYRSGIALVHGAPGPTLVTVGPSGSELSVDGARSWIPLGPLGFHAVASSRSGAGGGRVWAVGDSGRIALLERVRGPLTPPPASAPNPARR
- a CDS encoding protein kinase domain-containing protein translates to MSMPPGPLEPPREFEEYQVLRRLGRGAMGQVFLARDTLLDRLVAVKFIATPGGGLPDAVARARFFQEARAIARLQHPNVVAIHRVGEVRGQPYLVSELVRGEPLDRLVLPLEGRQVLTLAVGLSRGLAAAHRCGVLHRDIKPANAILSEDGEVKLLDFGLAESLTGEGGPRTWAGRVGLDGAASEVRDTGRDAPLALLDTGRGDEVASDSSEGGDVAGFSHPVETRPPARAPVPASPVDTRPLGRETSAPSDAQRALAQSSAPASTVETRPLGHAASALEGLDARQALIQSSPPAAPVDTRPHQTGDGPHRATAPRDIASPVSPSAPGGPWDGVPFELRDPPRLVFDVPGTPLYLSPELWRGEPATRASDIYALGVLLHELCTGSAPHQDVPIEALGRAVLEQRPPPLAGQQLDLPAGLAAIVDRCLAPDPAERFESGDALREALESLALPTHASPLPSGNPYRGLRTFEAEHRGVFFGREPELREIIDRLRGERFVLLAGDSGVGKSSLCRAGVVPAVSGAARGDDGPAWTLVACTPGRQPLDALADALAPVLATSAESLLALVNTEEPGALARALRRRPTRAAPVLLFIDQLEELVTFSDPTQAAKFADELALLLHRAPRVRILATARSDCLTRLAALPGLGDELPRALYLVRAMSERGLREAVEGPARALGVRFESPALVDALVTSAARADGGLPLLQFALEALWEARDVPRGVIPSEALTSLGGVEGALARHADAVVDRLRPEQRPRARELLLELVTPEGTRLRRTRDELLRGPDDDNGRAVLDGLVRGRLLTAGEAESGEGVYTLAHESLLTGWDTLRGWLGQDEQRRAIRHRLARATAEWERLGRPAELLYAERQLTEARAANVFPEAPAQQTFLARSQQKARRRRLARWTVAIAAPLALLAVVAVTRIQSRAQLEARITHHLDEARRFREEAHLKDTRAHQLREQAFTLFDTPGPERREAAEALWSQVLAEEQAIETLSLKAQAALETAWGLDPGSSRVNGPLADLLVERVTRADRQRNTELRTQLLARLATYDTSGARRQKLQSPARVSLTTIPAGARVSLLNTLPGLPEEKTRDLGQTPLRDVELPTGSHLLLVEAPGRTPVRVPVLLGPGEALALDLALPTPASVPQGFVYIPSGRFLQGASESEYLRRAFFFAPPLHEVETGAYLIARHEVTFGEYIAFLETLTPDERTARMPGSRRRLTVVDLAQEQDGRWRLNLRPASASYSVRDGERLRYDKRTRRAEQDWLRFPVSAISFDDALAYVAWLDQTGRVPGARICTEHEWERAARGADGRRYPSGDWLGPDDANHDVTYGREPGGFGPDEVGSHPRSRSPFGVDDLAGNVWEWTRSSVDPAKPSAQGGSWYQSDLTAHSANRDRVEPTQREALIGLRVCATPRS
- a CDS encoding ADYC domain-containing protein, which codes for MRTLSRLLSSSLCFSLLLACGPVPEDTAAEMESQAASIEGDDSHSQGTQLHGTSVEAIRYADAAVMYDGNRRAAKLLLHRGTLEADMTLQVQGTTPSLAACLLPTSGPERSCGFTVAGQGVCTPGTQVTLSTGTCSGTTGSCSGKPILRVCADEKPCEHQGPGYLGHGVPTPGSPLECAIYCPKVTFTCPASGIYTVLDAPMASSQTQWSAPVRTLTAPVFPAKAKRLRGAQLIGARMGARRQSELYFNTTLEIVDARNANTITIPESPGIWDDSGETFLYRVKVRPPPTTGAPSVDLCTTGVDPNVGWGWAAPLSGTFSSAGNRSESTEHFTFACDPGVLAKCYRWGYKPWLDGTQSGGVTMAHWACTRMARADYCGNGTSFTQDGTKIRPWDSMNPSIIPAPQSPPPADMTFEAGWRPEGPACLSHWRWQHLEAPCVQLNAPKYDQNGNITNDCRLYPTMPRCAEICDSAQEAKQYYQSIVFNESKSNQLPQP
- a CDS encoding MerR family transcriptional regulator — its product is MAERTYRIHVAAELSGVRVELIRAWERRYGVLQPLRTPAGYRVYTERDVAVLKRLKKLTDEGVAISEAAKLLPQLLSELTATPAANGDVHGSAAALTFWRDAALMAAEAYDQGGVSTVVDDVLSALPPLKAFEGVLAPLQREVGERWHQGELSVAQEHLVTQVVRARLVSLLHSAPEGGRRHAVLACFPDEEHELGLLGVALRLRHAGFRVTLLGQRVPAGDLGRAVASLRPELLGLSAVTDSGKDVFRDTLSQLMRALPADLSVWVGGAAAVAHADTVTRLGARLFSDERDWERLLAGE